The nucleotide sequence GTGACATCCAGGAATGCCACGCCATCGCCGCCGCTTTCAGCAAACGCAAGGAACCTGCAGCCATCAACAACACCAAGAGTTTCATCGGTCACTGCATGGGAGCCGCCGGCGCCCTGGAACTGGCGGGCAACCTGCCGAGCTTTGACGACCTGGTCGTGCATCCCACGATCAATGTGGATGAGCTTGATCCCCAATGTGATATACCTGGCCTCGTGATCAACCAACCCCGGTCCGTCAAACGCGTTGACGCCATCCTGAATAATTCATTTGGCATGTTGGGAATTAACTCCACTTTGATCATCAAGCGTTTCCGCTCCTGACCCCCACCCAAGCACCATGACGAAAGACGAATGCCGCAAGCTGGTTATCGACATCATTTCCGACATCGCTCCTGACGAGGACGTCACGGCTGTGAAGCCCGATGTGCGTCTGCGTGACCAGCTGCAGCTCGATTCGATGGACTTTCTCGATATCGTCATGGAATTGCGCAAGCGCCATGGCATCGAGGTCCCCGAGGCCGACTACATGCAGCTCGCCTCGCTCGACAGCTGCGCCGAGTACCTGACCCCGAAGTTCCAGGCCAAGGCCTGAGGATTCGGTTTTTGCCTTTGTCCGGCGGGGTCATCGCACCCCGCCTTTTTCATGGACATTGGGCTGGCGGAGTGAGGAAACCCCGCCCAAGAACTGCCGCGCCGCATGAAAGACTCCCATTACGATGCCGTCATCATCGGCGCCGGTATGTCCGGACTCGCCGCGGGCATCCGCCTGGCGCACTTCGGCAAGAAGGTCTGCATCTTCGAGCGCCACAACGCGCCCGGCGGCCTTAACGGCTTCTACAGCATCGCGGGGCGCAAGTATGATGTCGGCCTGCACGCGCTGACCAACTACGTGCCTCCGGGCGTGAAGGGCACGCCCTTGGGCAAGCTGCTGCGCCAGCTGCGCATCGACCGCGAGGAGTTCGCCCTGTCCCCGCAGAAGCGCTCGCGGGTCGCCTTCCGCGACTGCGACCTGAAATTCACCAATGACTTCGCCGTACTCGACGCCGAGGTGGTGGCCAAGTTCCCCGGCCAGGCCGACGGCTGGCGCTCCCTCGTGCAGCTCGTGCGCACCTACGACGATGTGGCCCTCGACGCCCAGCCGGTGTCGGCCCGTGCCGTCGTGGCCCGCCACCTGACCGATCCGCTGCTGACCGACCTGATTTTCTGCCCGGTGATGTACTACGGCAGCGCCCAGGAGCGCGACATGGAGTTCGGCCAGTTCGTGATCATGTTCAAGGCGCTCTTTCTCGAGGGTTTCGCCCGCCCGCTCGACGGCGTGCGGGTGATCCTGCGGGTGCTGTTGGACAAATACCGCCAGGCCGGCGGCGAGCGCCGGATGAAGTGCGGCGTGACGCGGATCATCGAGCGCGAGGGCAGGGCGGCCGCGATCGTCCTCGATGACGGTTCCGAGATTACGGCCGACCACGTGATCTCCTCCATGGGTTACCCCGAGACCATGCAGGCCTGCGAGCCGGCCCATCCGGTCGAGGCGGCCGGCAACACCGGGGCCCTCTCGTTCGTAGAGACGATCGCTATTTTCAAGCAGGCCCCGGCCGCGTGGGGCTGGGGCGACGACACGATCGTCTTCTTCAACGACTCCGACCGCTTCGACTACGCCGCGGCCACCGACTTGGTCGATCCGCGCAGCGGGGTCATTTGTTTTCCCAATAACTTCGACTACGCGGACGGCCAATTGCCGGAAGGGATCTTCCGCGTCACCTGCCTGGCCAACTACGCCCAGTGGGCCGCCCTGGCTGAACCCGACTACCGGGCGGCCAAGGCGCACTGGCTCGAGGGTATGCAACACAGCGCCCGCCGCTTCCTGCCGCCCGTCGCCGATGCCGTGCTCGCGGAGAATCTCGTCACGACCGACATGTTCACGCCGCGCACGGTGCGGAAGTACACCGGCCACCTCAACGGCGCCATCTACGGAGCGCCGCGCAAGGTGAAGGACGGCCGGACACACCTGAGCAACCTCTACCTCTGCGGCACGGATCAGGGATTCCTCGGCATCATCGGGGCGATGCTCAGCGGCATCTCGATGGCGAATTATCACATCTTGCAAAAGGGCTGAGGCTGGGGATCACTTGGGGACCCCTATGAAAACCCCTCGTTGGATCGTTCTCCTTGCTTCGCTTGTGACTCTGGCCGCCGCGGCCGGTGCCAGCGAAGCCTACAAGCAACACCTCGGGCTCCAGCTCTGGAGCCTGCGCGACCAGATGAAGGCCGATATCCCCGCCGCCCTCGACTGGGTGAAGGCGCAGGGCCTCACCGAGGTCGAGACCGCCGGCCTCGGCAGCTACACCGCCGAGCAGTTCCTCCAGCTGCTCAACGACCGCGGTCTCAAGGCCGTTTCGGCCCACATCGGCTATGATGACCTGAACAAGGACCTGGCTGGCGCCATCAATACGGCCAAGATCCTCGGCGCCAAATACGTCATGACCGCCTGGATCCCGCACGGGAAGGAGGGCCTGACCGCCGAGCTCACGCACCAGGCCATCGCCAATTTCAACAAATGGGGCGCGGCCTTCCGTGCCGAGGGTATCACCTACGGCTACCACCCGCACGGCTACGAGTT is from Lacunisphaera limnophila and encodes:
- a CDS encoding sugar phosphate isomerase/epimerase family protein, with protein sequence MKTPRWIVLLASLVTLAAAAGASEAYKQHLGLQLWSLRDQMKADIPAALDWVKAQGLTEVETAGLGSYTAEQFLQLLNDRGLKAVSAHIGYDDLNKDLAGAINTAKILGAKYVMTAWIPHGKEGLTAELTHQAIANFNKWGAAFRAEGITYGYHPHGYEFVPFSSEGGKTAFDLMVEKTNPDHVSFEMDVFWVFHAGVDPAALLKKHPTRWTLLHVKDIRKGAVTGLSTGGAPPIDNVAVGTGQIDWPAVLGAAQDIGVKHYLIEDETPTPLVCIPDSLKYLRALKL
- a CDS encoding acyl carrier protein gives rise to the protein MTKDECRKLVIDIISDIAPDEDVTAVKPDVRLRDQLQLDSMDFLDIVMELRKRHGIEVPEADYMQLASLDSCAEYLTPKFQAKA
- a CDS encoding phytoene desaturase family protein, which produces MKDSHYDAVIIGAGMSGLAAGIRLAHFGKKVCIFERHNAPGGLNGFYSIAGRKYDVGLHALTNYVPPGVKGTPLGKLLRQLRIDREEFALSPQKRSRVAFRDCDLKFTNDFAVLDAEVVAKFPGQADGWRSLVQLVRTYDDVALDAQPVSARAVVARHLTDPLLTDLIFCPVMYYGSAQERDMEFGQFVIMFKALFLEGFARPLDGVRVILRVLLDKYRQAGGERRMKCGVTRIIEREGRAAAIVLDDGSEITADHVISSMGYPETMQACEPAHPVEAAGNTGALSFVETIAIFKQAPAAWGWGDDTIVFFNDSDRFDYAAATDLVDPRSGVICFPNNFDYADGQLPEGIFRVTCLANYAQWAALAEPDYRAAKAHWLEGMQHSARRFLPPVADAVLAENLVTTDMFTPRTVRKYTGHLNGAIYGAPRKVKDGRTHLSNLYLCGTDQGFLGIIGAMLSGISMANYHILQKG